The genomic region AGGTTATTACTGCCAAACGTCTGTAGAGAAAGATGCGGAGTTAGCCTTAAACTTGCAACTTcctcatatattcatatatatatatatatatatatatatgaagaatCCAAATTGTAGTGTTTTCTATTATCTGGAGAACTTACACAAACATGGAGAGAATCACAGAAACTAAACACTGagctgagctcaggattgaatcAGTGACACAGCATGGGTgaagaaatatttcatttctctttttattcattcCAGTGGATATTTTATGACACCAAGTGCACTACAGCACCATGTTAGAATCCAACTATAAACCTGCTTTAACTGCACAGACCTGGCGACCCGGTTCTCGGAACAGACGTCATGAAGACTGAGACCAAATCACATCTTTTCCTTCACATCTCACCAAGAAATCTAACATATTAACCAGGACTTTTGTGACCAGCGTTGTACAAGCCGGCTACCAAAAGAAAATAGCTTACAGTTTAACTTTTATACGAAATAAGTAAACGGTGTacattattcttcttattaaacaatattagtAATTCAGTTTGGAGTGGTTTATCAGGTTGCTACTTTACAGCTCTAGTTTGATCCTGAGACTGAAGTTTTCCTGAGCTTTCTGACAGTATATaagttacacaattgcactttttgagCATATAAAGGATAAAGGATTTAGAATCATACTCTCTGGTGTCCCTTTTTAATTCTGTTTCTTACCACATCATATAAAGGAGTTTttctcaccaccgtcacctctggcttatatcctgaatttatacattCCTGTAAAGCAGCTTTCCgttgttaaaagagctatacgaattgaattgaactgaattttcTCTGTGTCCATGTTAGTTTCCTCTGTGTTCTCTGGATTCCTCACTCTGTTCATAGATTATGACTAAAATTGATGTAAAATTGCTCTTGGGGGTGAATGTGTTCTGTTTAGAGTGTACTCCTGCAGTGTTCCTGCTACAGGCTCCAGATTCCCTGTGACACTGACGATGTAATCAAATGCATTAATTGATCAGCTGCATTAATTCCCCTCCatatatttaattgttttgaTGTGAAATCTTATATTAATTTCATATATTTATCATCTTTTAAACCCATGTTTTTAGCTTTTGACCAAATCCAGCACTTCAGATGCTTCAGCAAATTTCAGACGCCaccagatacatacatacatctgaCTCTGAGCCTGTTGTTAATGAGTCTTGTATTTGTCATTACAGTATATACATCTctggaaataaataagagaccactgcaaaaataatatgtttcttatgttttttttcttacaggtgcatgtattggtgagatgaagagtttcgtttcattttttgtgaactgctgacaatatttctcctcaattccaaatataactattgttatttagagtgtatatttaaaggaaatgacaacacatcagaaTAACCCAAGGTCaggcagtatttgcagagctttaataactcaaataaaacaaaatgcaaatttaatttgtaaacaaattgtgttaatgctttggctaaataacattaagtaaatcagtatttggtggaataaccccgatttgcatgtgttttggctccatgatctccaccagtttttcacattgctgttggggaactttataccacatCTTTTTGCAAAacagcaaacagctcagctttgcttgatggtttgtgaccatccattttcctcttgatgacattccagaggttttcaatagggttcaaagcCTATTCAGATtaggcagtggtctcttatttttttccagagctgtatacactatatactcCATACTCCAATGTGCAAGTCATTTTTCCACCATTTAAACACAGCATGAAGTTCAGTACAGAAttcagacagaaaaaagaaaccGAGAAATCACCTGAGAGATAAGTGTGTCGCATGCGGACGCCAAACCTGCACCGACGCACAGGCCTGTGACATTAATAACCTGTCAAATGAAAAGCCACCATCAACTCTACATGTATGAAGTAGTGAAGAAACAAATCAGTGGATTTCACATATGTTATAACACTCACAGCTATAGCCAGAGCAACACCGGCTAACTCTGTTTTCCCCAAGTGTCCACAAAACACAGTGCTGACGAAGCTGATCAAGAAGATCATCAACTGGGAAATAAACTGGACATGGGGGGAGAAACACAGGCATCTCAATCACCAAGCTTCATAGTGACACTCATTCATTATTACTAACGAATAATTTAATTTGAAACGTATGCCATGGCTTGTAAATGTATGCAATGGCTTGAAAAAGGGCCAGAGTTAATGTATATGCTGTGTTAAGATTGTGTCTATGACTGCTGTAGCATGAGGAGTTAATGAAAGActgtattactactactactactactgctattactactattactactactactaataataataataataagtaataataataataataataaatttcttGCTTTGACTTGAACTATGCTAATCATGAAGAGACAAAACAGGGTACATAGCAAACTGTTTCTAAATATTCATATAAGATCATATGGGTTTTCCAGGGAGCTCACAAATCTCTCCAGTGTTGAATTAACACCCGGAATGTTAATTTAACCCTTTCAGAGTCCGAGTGTGTCCAACTGGACATGTGTAAACATCTTAGGTGTTAATGCAACACTGTGGGGAATTTGCTGATCATCATGCACACATTTACTCCTAAGATTCATTCATGCCTTTATGGTTGGTAGTACAGTAAAGCATGCATTTGTCTAAGTATAATCAGCACTACGTGTTTCGGAATGGTCATTGCTAGCTCTTACCACAGGTCCGGCTAATTTCAATAACTCTATGATTTCCTCTTTGTAGTTGACCGGGATGCAGCTCCGCAGTTTCCTCGCACATCCTCCACACACAGAGCTGGAGCTGGATGGAGCATCAGAATCTCCAGCAGCTGAAACTCCATTCAGTTGAGCTTCACCTTTTCTCTTCATGATGATAGCTAatgagtattttttaaaaacaaaacaaaaaaaacaaaacaacaaacaaacaaacaaaaaacccttaCTGGAAAGCTGTGATCAGTGAAGCTGTTACCTTCCAGCTTTAATTCAATACAACTGATCCGGGCAACTCAGGTGTGAGGGTTAGATCTTcaggaaaataaatgatgaCAAAGACAGAAGAAGAACCTGGAAAGAACAACCCCAGTGCTCTGATCAAACTGGACACTCTGGAAAGTTGGACTTTACGCCAAACATTAACGAGCTCTTCCGCCTGGTATAAATGAGTCCAGCCCTGAGGACACCCCGGACACTCCATGAGCTGGTGTTGCACAAGAAATAGCTGGGACATGACACTCAGATCGGGTTGCGTTAAAGGGACACAGGCggagagcaggaggagaagCGGCACCTCAGCTGACGCACTCAGTGCGCGCGCAGAATCGTGAACACGATTGCGCGTACGCGTTAACGTTTTGCCGGCCGGTACACAACCCTGCATTTACCGGTCATTAGTCTATAGAGAATAGAGCTCGGAGAAACTTTTTGTTACGAAACCTTTAGTGTTCCTCAGGGACCGCCAAAGGTCAGGGTTATGATTAAGCTGTAGGGGAGAGCGGGGTACACTTTAACGCAGCTTGGTTTTCgctgataaataataaattctaccactattactaataatataacagtaataattcttattattcttgATGGGTGATGTAAGAtaagaagatcggggttcaagccccagcaccaccaagctgccacccaACATCCCTGCTCTGAGGgcactgcctaatatatcccacccactaacaggtgccatgatgaggagatattcagtgttattcacttcaccagtcagtgctcataacgttatgcctgatctatgtatatgtgacaaataaaaggctACTACTTAACTTCTTATTATAACTCACTTTATCCTAGTCAGGGTTGTGGTTGTAGATCTGGAGAAAATCCTGGGGACACCGTGTGTGCAGATTTCAGGAAGGAATTTAAGCCAAAATGTCATAGAAAAGTCTTTATTTTGTTCAATGAATTAGAAAAGCAGAGCTGAAAATAAAGCCAGCTAGTCATTTGACATGATGATGCTCAGGTACAATGCTGGGTATATTTTCCACCTAGTGAGACATATATAGTGGGACAATATTTGAATAGATCTAAAgtttagagagagaaaaaaaatcactaggTTTTGTTGATAAGATATTTAATCATAATTCACTTGACCTACTGGCATTTCAGAGATATGCATGAACACATTGGTGTAATGTTGAGCTGAATCAAAACTCAGCATGTAATTCAGAAACGTTCAcctttttattgtcattgtgacATCACTGGGACGTTCAGTGTCACCatatagaaaacagaaaactgTCCAATATTTACACTCATTTCCTGATAACCTGACTTGAGGCCTACCACTGGTTTAACAGTCCGCCTCGTCGCCGGTGTGTGGCAGCTTCACTTGGAGGCGGCGTTGCCGTGTGGAGccgcctgctgctgctgctgctgttgctgctcgGCGAGAGCCTGCTGAAGGCGTGTGCGCTTGCGTGAGTAGTGCTGCCAGTGCAGGATCTGCTGCTCGTCTATGAATTTGGCACACTGGGCGTTCACCAGCTCCTTCCGGAAATGCTCGTACTGCAACAGCTCCAACATGTGCAGGCAGTGAGGATATCTGTACGGTAAAGGACACAGCAGATCAGGATACTATTTCATGCTCATTTGAAATGAAACATgatacaaacaatacaacaaatGATATACTTTAAGACGTTAGTGTAAACAACATGACACTTACTTAAGGAATTTGGCGTATTCCGGTTCTTTCCAATAAAGCAAATACTTCAGGTAATTCACAAAAGGTTTTTCTCGTAGGTAGCCTCTCTGAGCCAAAACTACAAGCAAAGGTTTATATAAAGAGATTATATACAGGTTTATATAAAGAGATCAACATTGAGATATTTTAACATCATGATACACAAAGTATAGTCTGTTATCTGTTCTTTACACTGCCATTGTTACAAAGCCACACAAAGCAAGTGGGAGAATGTTAAAATCTAAATATCAAAAGCAAATTAACTTACTGTTATGTTCATGGAAACAGTTAGAGACAATTTATGCTTCTGTGTGCATCAGTTTTTATGCATGTGGTCAGCATTAATACTCATTCAAGATACTCGATTGTTGTTAATGTGCCCAGTGAGTGCCATGAAAACCTTCCCAACACAATTACCTCAGACTaaccaactttttttttcaatattgcCAAAGCTTTCCAGTTCTTGTGAGTCTTTCTgcgatgcttttctgctcagcatgaTCGTGATGATCCTCCAACCTCTCTCgttaacattttattcatttagcagatgcttcTATCCATAAAGACTTACAAATAAGAGGTACAAGCAAAGCCTCATATCAAGCAGAGGACAATACAAGGAACATGTTAGGGGTTAGTTAAGTGTTCAACTGAAGAGGTTGGGCTTCAGCCGTTGTTTCCTTATAAAGAATTTCTATTAGAGTTTTTCTATAAAGAAGCCCGTTTGGCAAAACCAACAACCATTAACAAGGTCATACTGGGATCACAgcctccattctgatgtttgatgtgattattagctgaagctcttgacaTGTATTTGCATAATATTGTGCATGGGCGATATAGAGGTGTTCCTGATAAAATGGACGTTGagcagtggcggaccgtcagggccagcaaggccttctctgctggcctaaacagcagtatgaatcactgacttgcattttaatatatttttccatgaatgtgtattaaattattcccagtagtctattctctacattctCTTGGtggtgctgcttccagtagtgtatatttatgatgagtatttatttaatcatatttcagctagtggctgacatcatgtgttgcccggccgTAAGGCCTTCaaaatcaatagtgcaggcccCCGTAGCTTAAattaagtggcaatgaaactgttctattaaccaatcagatttcgagttggcgtgacgggggccatctagcaggcatacgattacgtcagcaatttcccatcctttgattggataattgggagtagtcagaggcagcgaaccacacaaactaaatatgtacatgtatatatttttttggctGACACaggagaagaaattgatttggtCGCGGAGATCCttataaatgcattttcaagtcggacttttcaagaaaatccttttgattcttcaaaatagttggtaagctttttcaagaaccatttatgcttttgagttttcttttttttctgggttttcagttcCAAATCCCCGGGGTgggctgtgggttttttttttttttttgctgcagtgaaaggaaacttgtgagactgaattgtgttaatttgtttttttgctatatgtatgtcattttattcatgatcactacaagagcctgtgacacaacgcactgttatacagtgtttctatattcgctgcgtctCATTTAGGATGCTGcatcctccggagattgcagtttgctgcaggCGTcgtcaagaatgtcttttttgagaaaagtaaccgtaataaaattgactgttccttgtgaggtgtgaaatactgtagcctaatttctttttatttttgctatttaacagttgattagtatctattgccgtggagtcataatgatggtatagaggtggattaattcaggaaggacaccggtgaaagcctaggtgtgaaatgcatggcccgccactgACGCTGAGTATATATTCACACGCAATAATTAGCCAAGTCGTGAGCACATGAATATTTCTGCCAATGACAATCCGGAGTGAAAAGGTTCCTTGATGAGTTTTAtgatatatacaaatattattattaaaaatattgaaaatacaCTCAAGCTAGAGCTATAGacagtactcactgtactcacaaaacataactgttgttgtttgttataGCCGATATTGATCAGAAACATAAGTAACAGTGTGTTTAGATCATGTAGGAACATTAGCAGTGAAAAGTGggatatttaaatgaaatataagaTTATAAGTAAACAATGCCATACGTACAGTTCAGATAATTCGGGTTTGCCAGACACTGAACAAACTCCAGTTCCGACTGGAAACGATTCCTCGCCTGCTCTTCTGTATGGACGACAACAAATTAAGTATAGACgcaaaaaagttttatttatttatgtatttatttaaaaaaaaaaacacaaaaaaacactagaCTGTTTCTGCTGTTCAAAGCGGAAACAACGCTGTGTTAGCTTAGCAAGCAAGCTAGCCGCTACcggaaagaataaaaatacatatatatctatgttttttttacaaacctGTTTCCATTACGCCCGCCATTGTACACCAGCGGATATAAATGTCGTTTTAAATTAGTTTTAAGTGAGCGATACAACGCTGATTTTATTATAATAGcattgttttgttcattttgactTTACACCAGTGTCTACACCGGCGCCATATTTGTCGACAACCTACTCCTGCTGACGTGCATGACAACAAACGtgcgggttttttttttttacgacaGCTCAGTTTCTGGTCCTTGAGCAATACCCAAAAGTATGAGGATACCTAACAGATCACACCTAAATGTGCTTGTTGgtcatcccattccagattaaTTCCCCTTTTGCgcttataataagctccactcttccggaaaggctttccactagatgtttgtcgccagtctatcacaggcccacacacatatagacagacaaccacacacactcacactcactcctatgggcaatttagaattgccaatcaacctaatgtagatgtttttggactgtgggaggaaaccggagtacccggggtaaacccacacagacacggggagaacatgcaaaatccACACAGAAGGACCCCTCCTCTTAGCTCCAGTAAAGAGAAATTGTAAAGCTACGGCATTCAATACaattgtgtgttttcagatttttggCAACTTTGTGCTGGTGAAGAAGAACCACAAAttagtgtgatggtctggggtcCTGTATAGCGTTGTTTGCATTCTTTAAAGTATACAATGTACAGTTCACAGAGGTTTTAACACTCAATAtagagagtgtgggaaagaggtaaagaagcgagtgcaggcaggtggGAATGGGTGGAgcaaggtgtcgggagttctgtgtgatagaaatatatcagcgagaatcaaggggaaggtgtacaagacagtggtgagaccggccatgctgtatagtttagaggcagtgttactgaggaagagacaggagtcagagctggaggtagcagagctgaagatgtcgaggttctctttgggaggttggacaggattaggaacgagtacatcagagggacagctcatgttagaCGAAATTagagagaggccagattaagatggtttggacatgtccagaggagggagagtgagtatactggtaggagaatttggacatggagctgacaggcaggaggaaaagaggaaggccaaagaggaggtgtatagttgtaataaatgaggatatgaagctagtgggtgtaaatGTTGAGAATGCAGAAGATAGGGCTAGGTGGAGAGAGAtaattcgctgtggccacccctgaaggaaAATGCCGGAAGTAGAAGAATATTTTACAGcatagtaattattattttaattttaagtttCTTATCTCACTTACACTAGACTTTGTCTTTACTCTTTaaactgttttcttttatatccAGCTGTTGTGGTACTAATGGATCTGATTTACTGCTTCATCCATATTACATTATTGCAAACTAGAGACCACAGAGAGTACAGGGTAAAGCAGTTTCACGTGAAATGGCTTTGAAATACAGCAATGATTATATAGATCTAAGGAAAATGtgtctttttatatattatatctaCAGCTGTTCCAGTTTCATCGAACATCTGCCTCAGATTCACGGACCCTGATGGAGGTCTTCGGCagtttgagatgcttttctactctccacagttgtaaagagtggatATTTAAgttactgtagacttcctgtcaaCCTGAACCAGTCTGATGACCAAGCAGAACCAAGCAGAAccgttctgtgtaaactctagtcTTATTACTGCCTCTAGTGCCCAGGCTAGTCTAGTGCATGCAGCACTCACCACTGTTGTTCTATTTTGATTATTGTCACTGTCTTGCTTTGGTATTTTTCCCAGCtggttttaatgaaaaaaattaaaatgatcatCCTTCTGATTTGAAGATTAAAACTgaacaaatcaataaaaacatATCAAACGTACAAGAATCTTAAACTAACTCACAAAATTAGTCAGTGGAGTCAGGAGGCAAGTTTAAGGGTCGGTAAATATCAAAGCCACACATTTCAGTCTACAGTCTTTAAACCTTgctcagaataaaaataaattcattttaatgcatgataaattcattttaatgcatgaagtcatgtcatgtcatgtaaaggcagcacagtggcttagtggttagcacagcaactgttgcctcacagcaagaaggtcttgggttcgaacaggcaggggacctttctgtgtggagttttgcatgttctctccgtATCTGCATGGGTTTAATCCGGTTTCCTCCcgcagtccaaaaacatgtacattaggttgattggtgattctaaaatTGCCCATaggcgtgagtgtgtgtggttgtctgtctatatgtctggccctgtgatggacgggagacctgtccagggtgtacccctgcctttcgcccaatgtgtggtATGGTGGGATatgctccagcagatccccgtgaccctaattaggtaTAAAGCGGgtgtagaaaatggatggatgtttgctCATTTTCTATGCAGTAGTCATGTTACGTATCACCGTCTATAGAGTCTATAACTTatacaatgtttatttttatctttttgtcAAAAGAGgatatacaatatataagaACAATCTGTTTTATAAAGTGATTAGGCTACGGcatttaaaacactttaatGTACAGGTTGTGACTCTGCTGGCTCTATGAGGTCACTGTAAGTGCTTGACTTTTAACACAAGGATGTAGTGGTACACAAATACATTCACTTCCATAcattaataaatctaaaattcATTGTAGATATTACTGCACTTTTACAAAAGATGATCAAATATtgcttaaaaaaatacaaaaaataacatcttcaacaagtgaaaatatcttatttttctcttattttttttccttataataataacaataacaatcaattgttatttataatattataaattaatattcttaatattttttaaacaatgattatcattattatgCAATGAATTAGTAATAACTAATTTATATTGTGTattaatacttttaaaaaattatcattttaacatttaacaataattttcaaataaataattattaaaaaatcagcatgtttttatttatttatttatttatacattcttGTTCTACTGGCAGATcgttttgctttaaaaaaaaaaataaaaaattaaatcagaaaTGTCTGCCAATAGAACTGTATTTAAAGCTTgaagttcattaaaaaaatatagaaataagtttagtaatcacacactctgttaaCTATAATCTCATTAATAAATCTGattgtgaaaatgtgaaaattttgTGCCATGTTTCTAACAATCTGAgtagtaatataataatagcCTTTACATGtatacagataaataaaaaaaaaattttagaaATCTTATACAAATCTGATTCCAGACGTCTCTCACTGTCCTGGAtaagatttataaaaataaacacaatctaCATGTCACTGCTGTACACTGATTTGTATATTACAGTTTGTTTCTTTCAAAGACATTATAAGTCACAGTGTAAGTGCCTCGAGGCATCCGGATGAACCCGTCGCTGCTGTGATATCTGCGTCACCGTCAAGTATCGTggaagatgatgaggatgattgATGCATGGGATATGTTTATCTTGCACGCCGGCGTTCAATCCTTCAGACCCCTGTGCTGTTCACCCAACTGGGAAACGAGTCTAAACTGAACAAGGCTCTTCCCCAGCTGTTAATCGCCAGAGTAATGGACAGGATCCCGATGATGTTCATGACAATCCCTGTTTTGGCCTGGAGAAGAAATATCTTGTTAGCTAACCCCTTTTTCCCAGTACGCTGGCATTCAAAATGGACTTCTGAGACATTTTCactcagtataaataaatgaatgatgttctggctgtgagtctgacatagaatgagtcaggactctgttgccTTTCAGTGCGTTtttcctctgttggataaccttatgCAGAAATTTACTGGCTGAAGATACAAATtttagctgctttttagatgaacaagcagaaatgggtttgacaTCAGCGTTTACTTTAAATGTAGAAACATTTGTCTGGAAATAAAAaagcttttgtttatttggaaaccaaagtagtagtagtaggctagggaaaaacagaaacactcataaaacactacaaattcccGAGTatctacttttatatgagcttcaaattaaccaccactgtggagtgggacattaTAAAGACATTTAAT from Hemibagrus wyckioides isolate EC202008001 linkage group LG18, SWU_Hwy_1.0, whole genome shotgun sequence harbors:
- the med31 gene encoding mediator of RNA polymerase II transcription subunit 31, which gives rise to MAGVMETEEQARNRFQSELEFVQCLANPNYLNFLAQRGYLREKPFVNYLKYLLYWKEPEYAKFLKYPHCLHMLELLQYEHFRKELVNAQCAKFIDEQQILHWQHYSRKRTRLQQALAEQQQQQQQQAAPHGNAASK